The uncultured Cohaesibacter sp. genomic sequence AAGCGCGGAGAATGGTCAAGCAGATCCGGTCGTTGTGGGCAATCAATTGAAGGCCGGTGAGAGCGTGCGCTCGATGATCGTCGAGAATGGCACGATCTATCTGCTGGTGGATGGCAAAGACATGACATCTCTGATGATGGTGGACAAGAAATCCGGCTCTGTGAGCCGCCGGATCGAGTTTATTCCACAGGGGCAATGAATATTCACAGATTCGTCAAAATCGTCTCTTGCGCTTTGAGACAAAGCTCCCTATAAACCGCCTCACCGATTGATGAGCGCCCTTCGTCTAGCGGTTAGGACGCCGCCCTTTCACGGCGGTAACACGGGTTCGAGTCCCGTAGGGCGTACCAATCGTTATCAAAAAGCCCTCGTAACTCACTGAGTTGCGGGGGCTTTTGCTTATCTATCGGATAGGTCGGGCATTATTTTAGCCTAGCCATGGCATTATCCGCCATCAATTTCCTATTTCCTGCCCTTGCATGTTTGTGCGCTTCCTGTGGGCTTTTGTGGCCCAAGAAGGTCGTGATTTCAAATTTGGTTGCGCCAGTTTCCGCTAACTTTGTCGCTCCAGCTTTGCGCAATCCACTCGCCCGCCTCGGAGCATAGGCTTTCCTCCCATGTAAAGGATGAGGTAAAGGACCTTTTACAATTTCTCTTCCACAAGGGCTGGTATGGAGAGCATTGCAATCACGCCCCGATCGGAGGCATTTTCTATAGTGAACACCCCACCGTGTGCGCAGGCTACCGAGTTTACGATATGCAGACCAAGTCCAGTGCCTGCGACAGCCCCTGCATTGGAGGCTCGATAATACCGTTTGCCAATACCTTCTCTTTCATCCTTCGGAATTCCCATGCCCTGATCGCGAACCGAGATGACAAGCGAAGCGTTCTTCTGGCCACAGCTAATCGTGACAGGGGTTTCAGGCGGAGAGAACTTCATCGCATTATCAATGAGATTCTGTAGGGCCATGCCAATCATGGAACTATCCAGACGGGCGGTCTTGTCGGTCAGGTCGTCGTCCCATTCAAGATCCAGCTCACGGACAGAATAGAAAGAGCGATTGCGTTCGACAATATCTCCGATCATTTCCACGACTGAAACAGACTCAAATTTCGGCCTCGTTTGTGTGCCCTCAAAACGACTTCGTTGTAGCGAGGTATCAAGCAGTTGGATCAGGTCTTTCACCGCGATGTCGATGCGGCTGACACGACTGAGGTTGTCTTCATCATGCGCGTGTAAGGTGTGTCGCAAGGCTGCAGCACTGGTACGGATAACAGCCAATGGTGTTTGATATTGATGGCGAACGATATCGATAAAGCGCAATTGCTCCTGCTGACCTTCTCTTTCGGCAGCCAGCGCGTGTTCTGCCATTTCCTTGGCTGCCTCTAACTCGGCTGTGCGTTTGACAACAAGCGCTCTGGCAGCCCTCTCTGCCTTGCGAGCTATTCGAATAGTCGAGGTTTCCTGTCGCCGGCGATCAATTGAACGTACCTTTTGTGTGAGGGAAAATGCCATAAGCGGGGTGAAGAAGGCAACTGCCACCCAGTAGGAATATTCCCAGAAACCGTACGTCTCGATTCCGCCAACTCCCCACGAGATCGTGAGTGCTCCCGATACCAGCTTGATGACGCCGGCAAGAAAAGCTGCCTTTGCGCCGGGCTTGTTTCGCAAGGATTCACTAAAAATATTATTGAGCACAAACAGGCCGAGAAAAGCGACGCACAAGATCAGCAGCACCGAGATAAACGGCCGATAGATCCCGAATAGTCCCATGAAAATGGCAAAGAGCGTAAAGATCATCATCCATCGGATCATTCGCTTCTGATAAGGAACCAGCTCAAAGCCTCTGAGATGCTCGCGGACAAACAACATGTTGGCCAGAATGAGAAACAGAACCGTTTCCGATGTGAAGATTTGGTTCACTCTGGCGGAAATTCCCATGATGCCATAGAGCATAATACCGCTTGATGCCCCCACGTAGGTGCAATCTGCCAAGAACATAAAGGAAATATAAAGGAAGTAGCGCCTGCGCGAATAAATCCAAAACACTAAACTAAGCAAAGTAGAACTCAAGGATAGGGTCATGAGTCCGACTATACTTGCGGTTCTGGAGATGATGAGATCGACTAGGCCTGACTGGGAAGCAAGCCAGCCACGCAAACCTAGGGTGCCATCCGTTTCTGCACGGATATAGACGATTGCTCTTTCGCTATCGGAGGGAAAGCTGAATTGTGCGACTTGCGAAACCTGCAACATGCCCGGATTGGCATGAGGGTGGGCACTACCGCGCAGAATGACCCTGAAATCATCGGCGCTGATCGGGTTGTCCACCAGAGGAACAAAGATTTTTATTTCACGCAAATAGGCCGGCAAGAGGTTGAGCGCGACAGTGGTTGGCCACGAGCCTGCGCGATCAAAAACCAACTTGAGCCAAACCGCATCGGGGGTATATCTTAGAGCCAGATTCTTCTCAATCGGCACAAATTGCTCTCGCATTGATCCTAAGGAAACATCCTCTATACCGTAGAGGTGTTCTGGATCACGCAGGAAGGAATAGTGTCCTGTCAAATCTATGATATGGAGATTCTCCGACACCAGGATCGGGTGAGGCTGTGCCTTGGACATTCTATTCAGGCCTTGACCATTGCAGCTAGGCGGATACAGCAATAGAAAAATGAAACTCAATAGGCACAAGTGGAAAACAAATTTGTATTTCAACTCATTGTCAAAAATTACAGGGTTGCAATAAAGGCTCTCTTTGCGCATCTATGATCCCGTTTTGACTGGAGTTAGAAATATTTATAGAGAGAAATAAGTTGGCAAAGGTTGTCGTTGTTGAGGATAATGTCGCAGTTCGAACCAGCTTGTCGGATTTTCTCACACTAAAGGGGCATTCCGTTAGCGAAGTCGGAGACGCTGTCGAATTGTATCAGCAACTGGCAATCCAGAAATACGATGTTGCAGTTGTTGACGTCAACCTTCCCCACCATAATGGCTTTTCTATCACTGAATATCTGTCTGAGAAAGATCTTTGCGCCGTCATCATTATGACTGCACGCGACGCAGTAGAAGACCGGGTGCGCGGTTACTCGTGTGGTGCTGATATCTATATGGTTAAGCCGGTTGAACCTGAAGAATTGGCTGCGGCAATCACTTCTCTGACGCAGAAGCATAAGACAAGGCACCACTACGCCGAAAAAGTGGCAGATGATAACTGGAAACTTGAATCAGAAAGCCGTCTCCTTCGAGCCCCTAGTGGGCGCGTTGTTTCTCTGACAACAAGAGAAGTGGCCATTCTCGAAAAACTGGCGGGCGAGGCTGGCAGTGTTGTAAGTCGTGAAGAGTTGCTTCTATTTTTAGGCGAGCCAGACAGCACGGTTGGGCGTGGAAAGCTGGACACAATTATTAGTCGGCTTCGCAGTAAGGTCCGGAACAAGTGTGGTGTGGAATTACCCCTTCTTACGGCGCATAACAGCGGGCTCAGTTTACCTTCTTCGCTTGGACGGTCATAACAGTTCATCCGGCCATCGGTCCCGTAAATTCACGCATGCAAGTTGATGATAACGCCACAGGTATCTATATATAAATATTAAAATGTAAGGTATCTTGCAGGGTTATGTAATGAATCTTTCATTTTCTGTAAGAATTGCGCAATGCGATGAAAGTTTTTTACATATTACTTTAGAACTTATTGGAATTTGAACGCTTTATCTATAATATTTTGTGGTTTTACATAAATGGATGGTCGAAATTATTGACTTGTTCATTTTTCAATACTAGAAAATTTTTAATCAGATCTACTTAAAACAGGCCGCGGTACGGAGAGATGGTTCCCGTAATCCCTTGTCTTCTTCTTACCGCTGAGCGCTTCGCACCTCTCCCTTTCAGTCGTGCCTAGTAAGATTTTCATGTTCGACAATACCGAACGTGCGGGGCGCTTTAAGGCAACAACCAATTGAATTCGGACTGTTGAAATGCTGCACAAAATCATATGGGGTCTATCCTTGCTTTTTCTTGCGGGATGCGGGGCTACGACTTTCGACGATGTTTCTGATAGTCAATTGGAAAAGATTCGGAAGAGGGGAATTTCAGCAAGCGTCGAGGCCAGCATCCAG encodes the following:
- a CDS encoding ATP-binding protein, whose product is MSKAQPHPILVSENLHIIDLTGHYSFLRDPEHLYGIEDVSLGSMREQFVPIEKNLALRYTPDAVWLKLVFDRAGSWPTTVALNLLPAYLREIKIFVPLVDNPISADDFRVILRGSAHPHANPGMLQVSQVAQFSFPSDSERAIVYIRAETDGTLGLRGWLASQSGLVDLIISRTASIVGLMTLSLSSTLLSLVFWIYSRRRYFLYISFMFLADCTYVGASSGIMLYGIMGISARVNQIFTSETVLFLILANMLFVREHLRGFELVPYQKRMIRWMMIFTLFAIFMGLFGIYRPFISVLLILCVAFLGLFVLNNIFSESLRNKPGAKAAFLAGVIKLVSGALTISWGVGGIETYGFWEYSYWVAVAFFTPLMAFSLTQKVRSIDRRRQETSTIRIARKAERAARALVVKRTAELEAAKEMAEHALAAEREGQQEQLRFIDIVRHQYQTPLAVIRTSAAALRHTLHAHDEDNLSRVSRIDIAVKDLIQLLDTSLQRSRFEGTQTRPKFESVSVVEMIGDIVERNRSFYSVRELDLEWDDDLTDKTARLDSSMIGMALQNLIDNAMKFSPPETPVTISCGQKNASLVISVRDQGMGIPKDEREGIGKRYYRASNAGAVAGTGLGLHIVNSVACAHGGVFTIENASDRGVIAMLSIPALVEEKL
- a CDS encoding response regulator transcription factor; this encodes MAKVVVVEDNVAVRTSLSDFLTLKGHSVSEVGDAVELYQQLAIQKYDVAVVDVNLPHHNGFSITEYLSEKDLCAVIIMTARDAVEDRVRGYSCGADIYMVKPVEPEELAAAITSLTQKHKTRHHYAEKVADDNWKLESESRLLRAPSGRVVSLTTREVAILEKLAGEAGSVVSREELLLFLGEPDSTVGRGKLDTIISRLRSKVRNKCGVELPLLTAHNSGLSLPSSLGRS